The sequence below is a genomic window from Acropora palmata chromosome 5, jaAcrPala1.3, whole genome shotgun sequence.
GCTGATAAGGATCCAATTGGATAATCTCTTTATGGTGGTGATTTGACCCTTACTAATCTTGGAAACATCCACATGTATCTATAAGAAGCAATCTTTGCACCCTGCATAGACTTTGGTATGAGTTTGAGCTGGTTTCATTGACAGGTGCCAAATATCCTTCAATGTTGTCATCGTGCGACGAAAACACCACTTCCGGTCCGTTACAAGTATCGCGACCAATTAAAATACGGCATTTACGCTGCGCAACCTGCCCTCGTGAAGGACTGTGCTCTAGAGTCTGCGCGTCTTTGCATCATGAGGGCAACGAAAACGAGGCAATTGTACATGGTAAAGGCGCAGGTggcaaagacaaaaaagccCCTGGGGAGTCGTATGGGGAAAGGAAAGGGAAAAATCGATCATTATGTGGCTAATGTCAAGGCGGGAAAAATACTGTTCGAATTTGAATGTGATAGTGAACCTAATGCATTAGAAGCCTTCAAACAAGTCAACCACAGGTTACCAATTCGCCTTCATCTGAGGATTAAACCGccagagaagaaagaaatatggACGAACTTTTGATAAGAGATTTagccaatttaaaaaaacatcGCTTCTTCAAGAATGCGTGGGATTTTCACAGAAGAATTCCTGAAGACGAAAGAAGTAACTTTTTCCACGGCAGCTTTTAAACAAAAACGTTCCGTGACTGTCCGATCACAATAACAGCAATAAGATAGCGAAGTTATTCAGTTAAGATTGACTGCCGTGAAGCCAGACGCAAAGTGATTCCTTCGACCGATCAGGAAAGACGCTGTCGGTCAAACCGCGAGCGCATCATAACACAAAGCCAATACAGGCAGTGGTTGCTAAGCGCCACAGGGAAACTCATGCAGCAAAATACAACCGCAATCTTGTACCAAATTTGTTGGGAAAACGTGGCACACCACTTCAAAGAAATTGGATCACTCTTTCGTCTATGTGATAAAGAATTATTCTCCCCTTACTTACACCGCTTCCATGTCATCCAGTGTTTCTTTGTGACGGCCCAAGGCTGGTACTGTATGGGAAATCACATTATCAACCTTGATATGGGGAAGGGGGAGAGGAACAATACTGTTTCCTGTGAGTACTCGTGCCGGAAAGGAAGTGGGAGCCTTTATTTTTCCAAAGAGTTTGGTCCAAGGTTATGGTTTCGCTGTTGCCTTTGAGTGGCTGGAAATATGGTGCGCGATATAAGGGCCAACGAACAACTGCGAACTGATTTTGGAATTGACGTCTTTGATACAAGTTTGGTGCTGAAAATGAAAGGTCCCTGTGGTGCCATATGAATCAAAAtaggaaaaggaaataattaatTGGTTAATGCAAATTGGCAGTCACGTACGATTACGATTTGATTCCCACCCTTGACACTCGTGTTATCCTTTTAGATCGGCGGTGTCACTCGATAGATCCTTTAATTGAGTAAAGAAAAGCCGCAAGTGCGCGGTGCAATATTGGCCTATAATGGTTTTGGTTTGCACTGCCGCATTGGCCAATATTGACGTGCAGCGTGGCTCTCAAGTGAATCTTCCAGCAAGATACTCCAAACAACGCACTACTCTAAGATCAAACGTTCCTTGTCACCAATTGAAGTatctgaaataattttattatcattcaaAACAGCCCCTAACTAAAGTTATTTCTGCTAGTCAATAATGGAACGGTGTTTTGGTGGAAAaaaatagtgaaaaaaaaaaagaaaagaaaagaactttGTCGTTGTGGAAAACCGGAAGTGCTTAAATTATAATCGAACATGAATATTcgtttcaagaaaattcttttgcgtttttatgaaGGAAAGCCTCAGGTTGAGCTTTCTTGGAAGACCAGCTGGTGGGAAACAACGCCGAAATATCAGTTTTTGCGAGCACGGCCATTGACCAATCGATACGGGGTCTATATTGACCACACAGGAATGGAGGGATACTATTAGCGATGCATGATCTATGTGCATAGGATTGCAGTGGAGGCGCTGCAAAAGAAACGGGAAGGCATCTATTTTGCATCTTCCTTTCACATATtgcttcctttccttttctgaAGTCTTTTCGCATCGGTAAGCACTGGGTAACAATTTGATTTGTGAGCAATTGATCTTGTTTCAATATGACGTTCTCTCTTGAAGCGCTGTAGATCGTGGAAGCGGTACGGTTGATTTCATCGCCAGCTCGAGACGAAATACTTCTGTTGAGGTCATTTACgttttgctgttttgcttGGGAGACAGGGTTCACGATTTTGTTGTCCGTGGTGTCCACCGCCGCAGATAAGCCTGAATTATCAGCAGCCATGCGTTTCTGGTTTGCTGTCATGCCGTTATCATATGCGTGCGTCAAAGCGAGGTCTGcgatattaaaattaatagaagTTAGGAAGAACGCGTTAAggatttttataattgttgCGTCCAAATCGCATTATTCTTTTTGCTGCTCAAATATGAACTCTGTGGTAAAACGGTCTCGTTTTACAGATCTGCGCAAATTGTCAAGTGAAGTCTAGGCATTCAAGTGACGCTGTCATCTTGACT
It includes:
- the LOC141880656 gene encoding large ribosomal subunit protein uL16-like; amino-acid sequence: MAAVIGLARGSKVYQPFAGWVKNSFTLLLGSQVPNILQCCHRATKTPLPVRYKYRDQLKYGIYAAQPALVKDCALESARLCIMRATKTRQLYMVKAQVAKTKKPLGSRMGKGKGKIDHYVANVKAGKILFEFECDSEPNALEAFKQVNHRLPIRLHLRIKPPEKKEIWTNF
- the LOC141880658 gene encoding uncharacterized protein LOC141880658 is translated as MKRRLSESKPDEGEFLRGGERDPDGVDTENHEASARKLRRGQIEKKRRDRINSSLAELRQLVPAVMRRQGSTKMEKAEVLQLTVEHLRSLKYGAEYSKDLALTHAYDNGMTANQKRMAADNSGLSAAVDTTDNKIVNPVSQAKQQNVNDLNRSISSRAGDEINRTASTIYSASRENVILKQDQLLTNQIVTQCLPMRKDFRKGKEAICERKMQNRCLPVSFAAPPLQSYAHRSCIANSIPPFLCGQYRPRIDWSMAVLAKTDISALFPTSWSSKKAQPEAFLHKNAKEFS